Proteins co-encoded in one Trichocoleus desertorum ATA4-8-CV12 genomic window:
- the rpmF gene encoding 50S ribosomal protein L32 — protein sequence MAVPKKKTSKSKRDMRKATWKRKAALQAQKALSLGKSILTGRSKGFVYPNDEEGEDEES from the coding sequence ATGGCTGTTCCTAAGAAGAAAACATCCAAGTCTAAGCGAGATATGCGGAAGGCGACCTGGAAGCGCAAAGCGGCGTTGCAGGCGCAAAAAGCTCTCTCTCTTGGCAAATCTATTTTGACCGGACGTTCTAAGGGCTTTGTCTATCCCAATGACGAAGAAGGGGAAGATGAAGAGTCTTAA
- a CDS encoding sulfite oxidase-like oxidoreductase, producing MLGKFFQKPGSEYSDRVPPGQHLTNGFPVLTYGQTPSVDRATWQFRVWGCAKEVTFTWEDFMAMPQSDFTADFHCVTTWSKLDVQWTGVKVLDFMKQVEVDPKAAHIMEHCYGSYTTNIAIEDFLREENFFAHTLFGEPLPADHGGPLRLVVPHLYAWKSAKWINGLEFLDKEELGFWERNGYHRRGEPWAVERYSDR from the coding sequence ATGTTAGGAAAATTTTTTCAAAAACCAGGCTCAGAGTATAGCGATCGCGTTCCTCCCGGTCAACACTTGACCAACGGCTTCCCAGTATTAACCTACGGCCAAACGCCGAGCGTAGATCGAGCAACCTGGCAGTTTCGGGTGTGGGGCTGCGCCAAAGAGGTGACCTTCACGTGGGAAGACTTCATGGCGATGCCGCAAAGTGACTTCACAGCTGATTTCCACTGTGTCACCACTTGGTCAAAACTGGATGTGCAGTGGACTGGGGTGAAGGTGTTGGACTTCATGAAACAGGTAGAAGTAGACCCCAAAGCCGCTCACATCATGGAGCACTGCTATGGCAGCTACACGACGAATATTGCCATAGAAGACTTTTTAAGAGAAGAAAACTTCTTTGCTCACACCTTATTTGGTGAACCGCTTCCTGCTGATCATGGAGGGCCTTTACGCTTGGTTGTGCCTCACCTCTATGCCTGGAAGAGTGCTAAATGGATTAATGGTCTAGAGTTCTTAGACAAAGAGGAGTTAGGCTTTTGGGAGCGCAACGGCTACCACCGACGCGGTGAACCTTGGGCTGTAGAGCGTTACAGCGATCGCTAG